TTGTATCTCATGCACATACCTATTTGAACACTAATATAATAGTTACCACACATCAAATTGTGTTCTATATTTCTCAGTTAACATTCATGGTTACTTTTCTATTGACTCCAGTCttgttttcagctttattgaggtatatagCTGACAAACAATTGTAATATGtataaagtgtacaatgtgatgatttgatttGTATACACTTTGAAAGGGTTTCCCACCATCAAATTAATTaacacctcacatagttacctttctTTAGTGAGAACACTCGCATTCTACTCCCAGTCAGCCACGTGATCATGACGGTGAATACTGACAACCATTCTCTACCCACATAACCGCTCTGCTTTCCACTTTCAGTATCGTAGTCAGTAAAtgacatgagatattcaacactttgtTATAagataggctttgtgttagatgattttgcccaactgtaggctaatgtaagtgttctgagcacattaaGGTGGCTAGAGATTCTCTAATCAGCAATGGctgatttccattaaaattttttttaatgtttatttttgagagagagcatgagtgtgcgagtgggggaggggcagagagtgagggggacagaggatcctaagtgggctctgtgctgacagctgcaagtctgatgtggggcttgaatccatgaactatgagatcatgacctgagctgaagtcagatgctcaactgactgagccacccgggtgcctcctAGTTTGAATTTTTATAGTAACTAataatgtggaacatctttttgtgtgcttgttggccatttgtctgtcatctttggagaaatgtctgttcaaatcctttgcccattttaactTGGTTTATgtccttttattgctgagttataagtgttctttatatattctgggtgcAAGTTTCTCATCAGGTATATGATTTGGAGGTATTTTCGCCCATTCTGTAgttgttttttcactttgttgatggtatCCTTGGAAGCACAACAGTTTGTAATCTTTGATTTAATCCAGTATATCAATTGTTTCTTTAGtcacttgtgcttttttttttgttaaaaaaattttttttaatgtttatttatttttgagagagagagacagagcgtggggggcggggggaagggtagggagagggagacagagaatccaaagcaggttccaggctctgagctgtcagcacagagcctgatgtggggcttgaactcatgaacctcaagatcatgacctgagctgaagtcgatgcttaactgaccgagccacccaggagcccctagtcaCTCATGCTTTTGTTGTCCTAAGAAGGCTTTGTCTaacccaagatcatgaagatttactcctgtgttttcctctaagagttttGTACTTTTAGCTCTTATGTTTGGTTCGGGGATccactttgagttgatttttgtggatggtgtccAGTATCAGTGTTTTGTATGTAGATATCTAGTGTTCCAGCGCCTTTTTTGATACTCATTGAGTTTTTATGAGtatcaaaaattaacatttgtaaaGCACTTGGAAGTGCATGGGGATGCATAGCAGCACtgagtaaatattattttatcatttactatATGGAATTGTCATATGTCTACTTATCTTTTCTCCCTCAAAGACTATCTTTATCTTTGTGCCTACATGGCTGGCCTAGTGTCTGACGGACGGTACctgctgaatggatgaataataAATAGAACTGCTCTCCTGAGGCTGTCAGGTGGTAAAGCGTGGTTTCAACACTGCTGGGCTGGGCTTGGGTCCCGACCAGAGGGCCTGTCAGAGTGAGAGCCGCTGACAGTATCTGCCTTAGGGCGTCTCCCCAGAGCACACGGCTTGCAGGCCCTGGGTCCAGATCCCCCTGCAGCGCTCGAGTCTCTTCAGAGTCTCTTCAGcacagttttcatttctgtgtcgCCCTCCTCCCCgttgtcttcctcctcctcctgtacCTGAGCATGAGCTCAGAGAATGGAATCCCTCCTGGATATCAGTCTCAGCCAAGTCTCCTCAGCCGGATCCTTTGACTTCCAACCCCTCAAGGCTGAAGGTGCAGGGTTCGCCTCCAGCCCCTTACCAGTCTCCGTTCACACTCTTTTCCCACGTGATCTCATCTAATGTAATGGCTCTAAATACCGAGTGTTGATGGCTCCCAAACCTGTTACTCCAGCCATTCTGAGATCCAGACTTATATTTTAATTGTCCCCTTCATGTCTCATTTTAGAGATCTAACAGGTGTCTCAGACTTCACATGGCCAGAACAGACTTCCTCCTAGAAGCATATCCCTCTCAGTCTAACTCCTCTCTGTAGACAGCTCCGTAAATTCTCCAGTGACCGAAGTAAAAATTTGGGATCCAtccttgattcctttttttcctctcactccCGCCGTCAGGAAAATCCTACTGAATCTGCCTTCAAAAGATGCCAGCATCTCATCCCTGCTCACCACTTTCAGTGCTCCCAGCTGAGAGGAAGCTAGCGCCTGCTTGTGCACGGTCTAATGCAGTAGCCTCTGACTGCTCTTCTCTacccttgcccctccccacttccattCTCCAAGTCTTGATCCACAGGATCTGTTTAAAAACAGATTAGGTCATGCTACTCCCTTGTTTAAAACTCTCTAATGGATTTCTATTATGTGAGGATAACATCCCAAGTTCTTACCATGACCAACATGACTTTCTTGATCTTGCCTTTTAAACAGAGGTTGACATTTCTACCAAGCGCAAAGATTTAATGATAGGAGATTTCAAAGTGAGCTGCTAGTTCACACTATTCAGGTTTTCACAGGCACTGGGCATAAACCTGTCCTGTAACTCCTGAAACCCTTTGATAAAATGAAAAGGTTAGAGAGTAGAAGAGAGAGGACTTTGTGAGGAATAAATACTTGGAAAAGCTATGTGATGAAACGCACTCCATCCTTCACTGAGGAGGACTTAACCTCAAACCTGGTGGTGCTCCAGAGCTTCTGTGGGGCCACTCTCAAATCTTGCCGTGTTACTGCTTCAGTCGGGAGGGATAGTGGGCTAAGTATGGTCTTGTTCCTGCTGGGGGTAGTTAAGATAATGAGAGACAAACAGACTAGCTAACTTTTGAGGCAGAGTCAGGAGAATGTGGCCACATTTGGAGTGTGGGGGCAGGCCTAGGGTACCAGTTTTGGACCCCAAGGGAGAGAGCATATGTGTGCAGGTGTCTTGAGGTTTGACCAATAGGGCTGTCTAGTGGGGTGAGGAAATGCCAGCAGCAATAATTTTGGGGAAAATGTCTAGGAGCCGAGGAAGGAGTCCCAAGGGATCACCCAAAATAAAGATGCTTTCTCCCCATCAAAGGGAATTGTGGGAGAGAGCCCAGTGGGGAGCCTCCAGAGCTCTGAAATTCCCCAGGAAGGAGCATCAGCATTTAACACGTGCCAGGCCCGGAAGGCACAAGGCTTTGGTTCTAGTCCAAGCAAGACCCTTCCCGCCCCTTTTGCATTCTCCATCTGCATTAGCCAATGCCATCTTGTTATGTAGTTTTTATATATTGGACAGAAATGCCCCATTTCTGGTCTGAGTTGGTTTTGTGACTTGAAGTGATCTCGGGACAACTTAGTTGATAAGAGTGAATAGTCACGTGGCCTCCGGGAATTCTTTTTCTCTGGCAGGAGAAGGTTCTCTCACTGGGTAAAATTAGAAGAGATGGTGGGAGAGAATGAATAAAGTGATGATTCGATAATATTATGAGTTCAGCCAGCTGTACGTGGCAAAGACTCTACTCGCTCGGGCCCCTCAGCCCACGTGTCCCCTGAGAATGCCTTCCCCATCCCGTGGGTGTGAAGGAGCAGCTTCTCCCTCTCCAGCTATTCTCCAGCAGTCTTCCTCTCCTGTTTTCATCAGGGCACTGATTACAATGTGAAAGTGTCTTGTTCGTGCACGTGCTTATTGTCAGTTACCCTCCATCAGACTGTAAGTTCCACAGAAGCAGGAATCCCACCTCTTACGTTCACTTCTCTATTCCCGGTGACAAGAATAGGAGCCCTGTGTgtgtaagtgctcagtaagtatttgttgagtgaatgagtcAAAAATGTATGAGTGACATGGATCTGAGAATAGAAAAAATGCATGTTCACCTACCTTCagtgagatctctctctctgttgtggattattcattttagtataattatacatttatgcTGTGGTAGTGACAACTTTCACATTATTTGTATGACTGTTTTTCTTAGTTGATTCATACAAAGTCACAATCCAAAAGGACACACTTACATAAAAACATACTCTTGAGTTTTTCAAACAAATGTGGAGAAAGGACAGATTTGAACTACTAAATGGGAAACATTTGACTATGGACCAAgctgagacagtgtgagtggaggatggggcaaagagagagggagagggaggatcccaagcaggctccacactgtcagtgcagagcccgatgcagggctcagtctcacaaaccatgagatcatgacctgggctgaaatcaagagttggatgcctaactgactgagccacccaggagccccccagaaaatacttttgctttttaatgtggTCTCATAGGGATCTCTTTTTAATGTTGGTGTTGGAAGACAGGACAGCACACATGCCTTGTAAGCTGTGCTGTCTCATTGTGGCAGATAGGCTCTAAGATGGTTCCCCAACTTTGGTATCTGTACCTTTTTGTAACCCACACCATTTGAGCGTCCCTGCAGACTGTGACTTGCTTCTAGGCgacagaatatggcaaaagtgataGGATGTCCTCCTGTGATTGGACTACACTGTTTAAGACTCCATCCTGCTAGCCAGCTCCCTCTAGAGACTCTCTTTGCTGGCTTGATGGAGTAGGGTGCCATGTTGAAACCTCCCACTTGGCAAAAACAGCCAGTGGCCACCAGGATCTGAGGGAGCCTTCAACTGAGACCCAGCAAGAGGCAGGTGCCCTTAGTTCCACAAccgcaaggaaatgaattctctcACTGGAACATAAAACTGGTTTAAACCATTATCAGTCATTCATATCTCAGGGTCCATGAAGGATTTAAGAAGAGGTTTGGTAAAAAGGTGGACCAAAGATTCTGACCTTGAAGGGGATGACTGCTCATATTTGAGGGTGGATGTGTGACAGGGAAGCTTGGCTGGAGACAGACTTCTCTATCATCACTGTTTTGCCCAGATCTTGGCCATATTAAATGTCTCCTGTACTTGTTGCTTGTACGCTTCATGTCTTAAGAATGATCTGATGGGGAGAGGTGTGTATATTCTCCTGAGGGAGAAATAAGAAGGATAGAACTCAGCTACAGAGACACTGAAAAACTCTCTACATTGATGCTAACGACGGTAGCATGCAGGCAAAACCAGACAAGGCAAATCAGGGGCAGCGGGTAGGCCTCGTGGTAACTGAGCCCACGGGAAATTTGCATCCTCGCTGAGCTGAGCTCACCTTTCCCCTGCAGCCCCAGTATCCGCCTTGTGAGCGAACTCTGACTCAGATGCAGAGCCTGAGCACTCTTCTCACGTCCCCAGGAAAGGTCTAAAGAGGGACTGTGTGCGGGGGTAGGGAGGAGGCCAGGGACCAAGGTGCAAGGCACAGGGGTGGTGACCCGAGTGGCCGAAACGCGGCCAGGGCTCTCAGCCTTCTTCATGCTGCTCTTCGTCCTGCCGTGCCTTCTGGGAATCCTGGCCAACGGCTCGTTGTGCTGGTGCTGGGCCGGGAAAGGCTGCGGCGGGGGAGGCTGCCTCCCTCTGGCATGATCATCCTGAGCTTGGGCGCCTCCCGCTTCTGCCTGCAGTGGGTTGGAACGGTGAACAGCTTCTACTGGTCGAGTACAGCAGAGGTCCTGCACGGCAGTTCTTTGGTCTCCATTGGGACTTCCTGAACTCAGCCACCTTCTGGTTCAGCTCCTGGCACAGTGTCCTCTTCTGCATGAAGATCACTAACTTCACCCACCCCACCTTCCTCTGGCTCAAGTGGAGGTTCCCAGGGTCAGTGCCCTGGCTCCTCATGGCTCCTCTCCTGATCTCCTTCATCATCACTCTGCTCTTCTTTTGGGGAAACTGTGCTGTGTGTGAAGGATTCTTAATTAGAAAGTTTCCTGGGAACATGACCTTCAGACAGTGGAGCAGGACACTGGAAGTTCACTACTTCTTGCCCCTGAAGCTGATCACCCGGTTAGttccttgctctgtttttctgGTCTCAGTTGCGCTGTTGATTAATTCTCTGAGGAGGCACACACCGGGAGGATGCGGCTCAGCGCCCACAGGCCACAGGACCCCAGTGCCCAGGCTCACACCAGAGCTCTGAAGTCGCTCGTCTCCTTCCTCATTCCTGGTGCTCTGTCCCTCGCATCCCTGGTCATCGATGCTGCAGGTTTCTTCTCAGAGAGTGACTGGTACTGGCCGTGGCAGATTTTAATCTACCTGTGCATGTCTGTCCATCCGTTTTTCCTCATCTCCAGCAACCTCAGGCTTCGAGGGGTGTGCAGACAGCTACTGCTGCTggccaggggcttctgggtggcctAGGTGGCACGGTCTCCTTACCCAGACCCCCGGAAGAGACTCAGGGAGGGTGACGGAACCTGTGCCCACTAACATGGAGATAGCTTCCGAGGCAGGTACCTACTGGATTCTACTCTGGGCTTCCTCCgttgggaaggagaggaggggagtcAACTCTGGGGATTCTCTGAGCGAGATTCCTTCCTTGGGACACTGTCAAATGGGGACCCACAGGTCCCAGAGAGCCAGTATTGTCCAGAAgttcagaatataaaattttgTCTGTTCTCTATTTCGTGTCCCCTCTGTTATGTGGCAGCTTCCAGTTAAAGAGTCCTGATTAACAGTACATGTGATCTCAACAGCCTCCCAGGGGATGAAGAGAAAATGTGTCTGTGGCTGAACTGGGATGTGGATGGGGAAGAAGCAGGTCTCTTGAGGATAATGTGTTG
This sequence is a window from Prionailurus bengalensis isolate Pbe53 chromosome A2, Fcat_Pben_1.1_paternal_pri, whole genome shotgun sequence. Protein-coding genes within it:
- the LOC122488350 gene encoding LOW QUALITY PROTEIN: taste receptor type 2 member 41-like (The sequence of the model RefSeq protein was modified relative to this genomic sequence to represent the inferred CDS: inserted 2 bases in 2 codons; deleted 2 bases in 1 codon) gives rise to the protein MQAKPDKANQGQRERSKEGLCAGVGRRPGTKVQGTGVVTRVAETRPGLSAFFMLLFVLPCLLGILANGXVVLVLGRERLRRGRLPPSGMIILSLGASRFCLQWVGTVNSFYWXEYSRGPARQFFGLHWDFLNSATFWFSSWHSVLFCMKITNFTHPTFLWLKWRFPGSVPWLLMAPLLISFIITLLFFWGNCAVCEGFLIRKFPGNMTFRQWSRTLEVHYFLPLKLITRLVPCSVFLVSVALLINSLRRHTGRMRLSAHRPQDPSAQAHTRALKSLVSFLIPGALSLASLVIDAAGFFSESDWYWPWQILIYLCMSVHPFFLISSNLRLRGVCRQLLLLARGFWVA